AATATCATAAGAAATTCTAAAGCTATACCGTTAAAAACGGAAACTTTCGTTAAAGTAATCGGTAACGACGAGGGACCGTCAATGCCGTGGTTGGCAAACAAAGTCGTACAAGATACGATGCTTAAAGCTAAAGAGAAAAAGAGTGTAAGTTACAGCGACGCAGTTCAAAAAGGCGATAAAATCGAAGTGCAGCTCGGATATTACATTGTAAATCCAAAAGCACTTAAAAACTTAAGTCTTGACGGAAACAAAGAGCTGGAAAAATTTACTATCCTCAAACAGAAGTATTTTACCGTAGAGTAGCCAAAAGCTGCTCTACAACTTTTTTACAGCGCAACACCTTTGCCGATATCTTCATCGCCATATATACTGTGAGTTCCGTCACAAAAAGGAAAATTTTTGCTTGTCTTGCATAAGCAGATATGATACTGTTTCGTTTTTTCAACTATTACCTTTTTTGGCAAACATGCCGTTCCATCATGCTTTCCGTCGCAAAAAACACCCCCTTTGCTTTTTCCGCATGTACAAATATAGTACTCAATCCTCGCTTCAAGCGTCACACCTTCAGGTTTGTTGGAAAATACGATAGCATCTTTACACATGAGTCATCCTTTGGTTTGTTTAAACTATTATAATGAGAGATTAAGTATGTTGTCAAGGGTTTGTGTTTAGAAGCACCATTTATAAATTTTCAATAATAAATTATTATTTTTTATGATACAATTATTATCAATTATGTCTAAATATATAGGAAATATAAAAGTGAAAAAAAGTATTTTTTTAATTCTCTCTCTTCATCTGCTTCTTGATGCTTCTACGCTTGAGACGACGATTGATGAAACGCTTGCAACAAACCCGATAGTTTTAGAAAAACTAAAAAAATACAATGCGACAAAACAAGATATTGTAATTGCTAAATCCGGTTACTATCCAAAACTTGATTTATCCGTTGGTGTTGGTTCAGAAAATACACAAAGAACTCAACCTGATAAGTCTTTTGATTTTAGTGTTTATCAAAATTCATTGACTCTAACCCAAAATGTTTTTAAAGGTTTTGAAACAATTCATAAAGTTGCACAAGAAGAGTATAAAAACGCTTCGACAGCCTACAGTTATATAGAGCAGGTAAATAATATCTCTTTTGAAATCGTAAATGCTTATATACAGATAATAAAAAATAGAGAATTATTGGAAAATGCTCAAGAGAATATCAAAGTCAATCAAGAAATTTTTGCAAAAGTTCAAAAGCTTTATAATTCAGGACTGACAACTCTCTCCGAGGTAAATAAGGTAGAAGCATCTTTAGCCCTTGCAAAAGCAAACTATGTCGTTCAAGAAAATACATTGCTTGATCATGAATATAAGTTTGAAAAGCTATTTGGAAAAAAAATCAATACGCAAGATCTGCAGATACCGACACTAAATGCGACTCTGCCTAGCTCTTTGGAAGAAGCAACGCAGTATGCCTTGCAAAACAACCCGTCTATTTTAGTAAGCGACTACAATATAAAACTTGCGCGAGCCTCATACAATGAAAAAAAATCTCCTTATTATCCGAAAGTAGATATTGAAGTAGCAGAGCTTATGAACAAAAACTTAAGCGGTGTAGAAGGAAAAGATGATCGTTTCAGAGCAATGGTATATCTCAGATACAACTTCTTTAACGGTTTTGCAGATCAGGCAGCGTTACAAAAAAGCATAAGTGAAATGCATAAAGAAAATGAGATACAAAACTCGCTTAAAAGAAATGTCACGGAGCAGATAGGTCTTGCTTGGGCTTCAAATGAAAAGGTATCGCAGCAGCTTGCACATCTTCAAACATATCAAAATTTTGCTTCAAAGACATTGGCACTTTACATCAAAGAGTATGATTTGGGT
This genomic interval from Sulfurimonas sp. contains the following:
- a CDS encoding CDGSH iron-sulfur domain-containing protein, producing the protein MCKDAIVFSNKPEGVTLEARIEYYICTCGKSKGGVFCDGKHDGTACLPKKVIVEKTKQYHICLCKTSKNFPFCDGTHSIYGDEDIGKGVAL
- a CDS encoding TolC family outer membrane protein gives rise to the protein MKKSIFLILSLHLLLDASTLETTIDETLATNPIVLEKLKKYNATKQDIVIAKSGYYPKLDLSVGVGSENTQRTQPDKSFDFSVYQNSLTLTQNVFKGFETIHKVAQEEYKNASTAYSYIEQVNNISFEIVNAYIQIIKNRELLENAQENIKVNQEIFAKVQKLYNSGLTTLSEVNKVEASLALAKANYVVQENTLLDHEYKFEKLFGKKINTQDLQIPTLNATLPSSLEEATQYALQNNPSILVSDYNIKLARASYNEKKSPYYPKVDIEVAELMNKNLSGVEGKDDRFRAMVYLRYNFFNGFADQAALQKSISEMHKENEIQNSLKRNVTEQIGLAWASNEKVSQQLAHLQTYQNFASKTLALYIKEYDLGRRSLLDLLSAQNDFIGAKSQIINAKYTMLFAKYRILDSMGTLVSTVLGEKEKTYSKAALNSKEDILPF